One Halovivax ruber XH-70 genomic region harbors:
- a CDS encoding ParB N-terminal domain-containing protein: MNPFNNTLDWSFRGKYARVHGTNRVYEGWVDRIHHKRSSVVLHDATDVTGDRERDLGSVYVRVVETIEVLSPSKTIELVALDDVEPSPLHDQAFEASDEDMRAASRDQFAGGYPVVRPIDDPDRAPYELLNGHKRIEACRRVGLDAHPVEIVEATDEEARELFELAHREQAACEGDSGSDDDPDAGDDAAAQPGGDDSEEQPDLEYASNE; this comes from the coding sequence ATGAACCCATTCAACAACACCCTGGACTGGAGTTTTCGCGGGAAGTACGCCCGCGTCCACGGGACGAATCGCGTCTACGAGGGGTGGGTCGACCGTATTCACCACAAGCGATCGAGCGTGGTCCTTCACGACGCGACCGACGTCACCGGCGACCGGGAACGGGACCTCGGGTCGGTCTACGTCCGCGTCGTGGAGACGATCGAGGTCCTCTCTCCCTCGAAAACGATCGAACTCGTGGCGCTCGACGACGTCGAACCCTCCCCGCTTCACGACCAGGCCTTCGAGGCCTCCGACGAGGACATGCGCGCCGCCTCACGTGACCAGTTCGCCGGCGGCTACCCCGTCGTCCGCCCGATCGACGACCCCGACCGCGCCCCCTACGAGCTGCTCAACGGCCACAAACGGATCGAGGCGTGTCGCCGCGTCGGACTCGACGCTCACCCGGTCGAGATCGTCGAGGCGACGGACGAGGAAGCCAGAGAGCTGTTCGAACTCGCACACCGAGAACAGGCCGCGTGCGAGGGAGACAGTGGGTCGGACGACGACCCTGACGCCGGCGACGACGCTGCGGCCCAACCAGGTGGCGACGACTCCGAGGAGCAACCGGATCTCGAGTACGCATCGAACGAATAA
- the mvaD gene encoding phosphomevalonate decarboxylase MvaD, which produces MKATAMAHPIQGLVKYHGLRDDLERYPYHDSISVCTAPSHTRTTVEFSMDYDEDTYVVDGEELTGTGFDRLERVVEKARGMSDAAHTVYPCRIESENSFPSNVGLGSSSSGFAAAAMALSEAAEIDASRAEISTIARVGSSSAARSVTGAFSILTQGLTDEDCHARRLQTSLHEDLRTVVALVPYHKDTDDAHKEAADSHMFDARRAFVDDQLAEMKAALRDDDFERTFDIAEKDSLSLAATTMTGPEGWVYWQPATLAVFNTVRELREEEDVPVYFSTDTGASVYVNTTEEHVDRVEEAVADTGVSTTTWSVGGPAKLLDDEDDHLF; this is translated from the coding sequence ATGAAAGCGACGGCAATGGCCCATCCCATCCAGGGACTCGTCAAGTATCACGGGCTGCGGGACGATCTGGAGCGATACCCGTATCACGACAGTATCAGCGTCTGTACCGCGCCCAGCCACACACGGACGACCGTCGAGTTCTCCATGGACTACGACGAGGACACCTACGTCGTCGACGGCGAGGAGCTCACAGGCACCGGCTTCGACCGCCTCGAACGCGTCGTCGAGAAGGCCCGCGGCATGTCCGACGCCGCCCACACCGTCTACCCCTGCCGGATCGAATCGGAGAACTCCTTCCCCTCGAACGTCGGTCTCGGCTCCTCTTCCTCGGGCTTCGCCGCCGCCGCGATGGCGCTCTCCGAGGCGGCCGAAATCGACGCCTCCCGCGCCGAGATCTCGACCATCGCCCGCGTCGGCTCCTCCTCGGCCGCCCGCTCGGTCACCGGCGCCTTCTCCATCCTCACCCAGGGGCTCACCGACGAGGACTGCCACGCCCGCCGGCTCCAGACCTCGCTGCACGAGGACCTCCGAACCGTCGTCGCGCTGGTGCCGTACCACAAGGACACCGACGACGCGCACAAAGAGGCCGCGGACAGTCACATGTTCGACGCCCGCAGAGCCTTCGTCGACGACCAGCTCGCCGAGATGAAAGCCGCGCTCCGCGACGACGACTTCGAGCGCACCTTCGACATCGCCGAGAAAGACTCCCTCAGCCTCGCCGCGACCACCATGACCGGCCCCGAGGGCTGGGTCTACTGGCAACCGGCCACCCTCGCCGTCTTCAACACGGTCCGTGAACTCCGCGAAGAGGAGGACGTCCCCGTCTACTTCTCGACGGACACCGGCGCCAGCGTCTACGTCAACACCACCGAGGAACACGTCGACCGCGTCGAAGAAGCCGTCGCCGACACCGGCGTCTCGACCACCACCTGGAGCGTCGGCGGCCCCGCCAAGCTCTTGGACGACGAAGACGATCACCTCTTTTAA
- a CDS encoding HTTM domain-containing protein — MAGSKLERMAGTIGDDTTAATALARLRTRLGMDVRAIASFRIGLGLVALFDLLALRLPGLVTFYTDRGVLSRAALAEVSPTLAQWSLHAQSGAAWFQGLLLGVTVLAAVCVLVGYRSRVAAVLLAGLLASMHARNPYLVNGGDTILISLCLFGAALPLDARWAIRPRGNWTTERIVSTGTAVLSLHVVSIYAINALLKLQSDAWMRGDAVPRIFQLEDFTFLLGPTLSAHPSVLTGVNWLWVVTISVAVGLVVLTGWARLAVVAAFVCAHLGMAMTLRLGAFPFIMCVALVPFLPPLAWNRVERTLAVQHLPSRLSAFARATGFEPRGTNMRPVVPASIQRRLEVAGTLALVGAFVAVFGWQVAAADLTDPSAVDDGPFEGASWEFFAPDPPSSYSWYVAEADRDGGESIDLVDGGPAAFDRPPDAMDRYPSTLWKRYGSKGKGSGPAVAESAARYACGQAPATVESVTLYRVDQPVDESGPVGEPVVDRLASYTCD; from the coding sequence ATGGCGGGGTCCAAGCTCGAGCGGATGGCCGGCACGATTGGCGATGATACGACGGCAGCCACGGCGCTCGCTCGACTCCGCACGCGGCTCGGAATGGACGTGCGGGCGATCGCCTCGTTTCGCATCGGCCTCGGGCTGGTGGCGCTCTTCGATCTGCTCGCCCTCCGACTCCCGGGTCTGGTGACGTTCTACACCGATCGCGGCGTTCTCTCGCGCGCCGCGCTTGCGGAGGTGTCCCCGACGCTCGCGCAGTGGTCCCTCCACGCCCAGAGCGGGGCAGCGTGGTTTCAGGGACTCCTGCTCGGCGTGACGGTACTCGCCGCCGTCTGCGTGCTCGTCGGCTACCGATCCCGGGTGGCGGCCGTCCTCCTCGCCGGATTGCTGGCATCGATGCACGCGCGAAACCCGTACCTCGTCAACGGCGGCGACACGATCCTCATCTCGCTGTGTCTCTTCGGTGCGGCACTGCCACTCGACGCACGCTGGGCGATCCGCCCCCGCGGGAACTGGACGACCGAGCGGATCGTCTCTACGGGAACGGCGGTACTCAGTTTGCACGTCGTCAGCATCTACGCCATCAACGCGCTCCTCAAACTCCAGAGCGACGCCTGGATGCGCGGTGACGCCGTCCCGCGCATCTTCCAGCTCGAGGACTTCACCTTCCTGCTCGGCCCGACGCTCTCGGCTCACCCGTCCGTGCTCACGGGGGTCAACTGGCTCTGGGTGGTCACGATCTCGGTAGCGGTCGGGCTCGTGGTCCTCACCGGCTGGGCACGTCTCGCCGTCGTCGCCGCCTTCGTCTGCGCCCACCTCGGCATGGCGATGACACTCCGACTGGGCGCCTTTCCGTTCATCATGTGCGTCGCGCTCGTGCCCTTCCTCCCACCGCTCGCCTGGAATCGGGTCGAGCGCACCCTCGCAGTGCAGCACCTTCCCTCCCGCCTGTCCGCCTTCGCGAGGGCCACCGGATTCGAACCGCGGGGAACGAACATGCGCCCTGTCGTTCCAGCGTCCATCCAACGGCGCCTCGAGGTCGCAGGTACCCTGGCTCTCGTCGGTGCGTTCGTCGCCGTCTTCGGCTGGCAAGTCGCTGCGGCGGATCTGACCGACCCGTCTGCAGTGGACGACGGCCCCTTCGAGGGGGCGAGCTGGGAATTCTTCGCACCCGACCCACCTTCGTCGTACAGCTGGTACGTCGCCGAGGCCGACCGCGACGGCGGGGAGTCGATCGATCTCGTCGACGGCGGCCCCGCGGCGTTCGACCGGCCACCTGACGCTATGGACCGCTATCCCTCGACGCTCTGGAAACGATACGGATCCAAAGGGAAAGGATCGGGTCCCGCGGTCGCCGAATCGGCGGCGCGGTACGCCTGCGGCCAGGCACCGGCGACCGTCGAGTCCGTCACGCTCTATCGTGTCGATCAGCCGGTCGACGAGTCGGGACCAGTCGGAGAACCGGTCGTCGATCGGCTCGCGTCGTACACCTGTGACTGA
- a CDS encoding NAD(P)/FAD-dependent oxidoreductase has product MHVVVLGGGYAGVAAVRRLEHLLPADVDLTLATDTPDHVLQHELHRVLRRPAVANDLVVPLTQATDRTRIRVATVDGLDRENRTVSLSSGTLAYDYCVVCLGTQTAFHGLESVRERATPVKRIRHALAIRDEFRTVLDATTGSVRIVVGGAGLSGVQVAGELAALANAWDAGERTTVTLLEQRSRVAPNLPARFGEAIASTLAETGIDVRTEATVTGADDTAVELEGDGAIPYEQLVWTGGIRGTDTMAADRPRVGPDLRLDEHTFVCGDAAQIEDTTGQLVPASAQSARRAARTAATNVARLIERDRTGTPTDTAELAQFHFTSPGWVVSVGDDAVATIGSRILTGNPAKTAKAAVSARYLLELGERRAAARLARLEVGG; this is encoded by the coding sequence ATGCACGTCGTCGTCCTCGGCGGTGGCTACGCCGGTGTCGCAGCCGTTCGACGGCTCGAGCACCTGCTTCCCGCCGACGTCGATCTCACGCTCGCCACCGACACACCCGATCACGTGCTGCAGCACGAACTCCACCGAGTGCTCCGACGGCCCGCCGTGGCGAACGACCTCGTCGTTCCGCTCACGCAGGCGACAGATCGGACTCGCATTCGCGTCGCGACCGTCGACGGCCTCGATCGTGAGAACAGAACCGTCTCTCTGTCGAGCGGGACGCTCGCCTACGACTACTGCGTCGTCTGTCTCGGTACACAGACAGCGTTCCACGGCCTCGAATCTGTCCGTGAGCGGGCCACACCGGTGAAACGTATTCGCCACGCACTGGCGATCCGCGACGAGTTTCGAACCGTGCTCGACGCGACGACCGGCTCCGTCCGGATCGTGGTCGGCGGCGCCGGCCTCTCCGGCGTGCAGGTCGCCGGCGAGCTCGCGGCACTCGCCAACGCGTGGGACGCCGGCGAGCGAACGACCGTCACGCTACTGGAGCAGCGATCGCGCGTTGCCCCCAACCTCCCAGCCCGGTTCGGGGAAGCGATCGCCAGCACCCTCGCGGAGACGGGGATCGACGTACGGACGGAGGCGACAGTGACGGGTGCCGACGATACAGCCGTCGAACTCGAGGGAGACGGCGCCATCCCGTACGAGCAACTCGTCTGGACGGGTGGCATCCGGGGGACCGACACGATGGCCGCCGATCGGCCGCGTGTCGGCCCGGACCTCCGCCTCGACGAGCACACATTCGTCTGCGGGGACGCCGCACAGATCGAGGATACGACCGGTCAGCTCGTCCCTGCCAGCGCCCAATCGGCCCGACGAGCGGCTCGAACGGCCGCGACCAACGTCGCGAGACTGATCGAGCGTGACCGGACGGGGACGCCCACCGATACGGCTGAACTGGCACAGTTTCACTTCACTTCGCCGGGGTGGGTCGTCAGCGTCGGCGACGACGCGGTGGCGACGATCGGGTCACGGATCCTCACCGGCAATCCGGCGAAGACTGCGAAGGCGGCCGTCAGCGCGAGGTACCTGCTGGAACTGGGTGAACGACGAGCAGCCGCGCGGCTGGCGCGGTTGGAAGTCGGTGGGTAA
- a CDS encoding eCIS core domain-containing protein, with protein sequence MADPCWHLCERNDTRAFTCGNAIVFNDGEYDPESAEGQYLLAHELAHVKQQTGGANGVRAAGVASGSEATHETGAAISMMPQGDADLEIDPDPQLEREADQAAEDALSGEEPLVVDRLGTDVHIQRVPENKVFEAMALFEAENESGEISDFREDQNENRLAYLHGVAQDVIEKQQKESELASKQELQNSPSKAAQEVAKRGPSQADIKTQIENLKSDIDVDLSDVALTEDQRELLDGNVEISKWDKASWGLIKKILSATTIPALISLANLGSSAADYDIDKRGSQTIGQFRQGKITSLDDLKDIWRQTNGSLEERAKQIEQEIREGTWLEDQSRGLSHSTQE encoded by the coding sequence GTGGCCGATCCCTGCTGGCATCTCTGCGAGAGGAACGACACCCGGGCGTTCACCTGCGGCAACGCGATCGTCTTCAACGATGGGGAGTACGACCCCGAGAGCGCGGAGGGACAGTACCTGCTCGCTCACGAGTTGGCCCACGTGAAGCAGCAGACGGGCGGCGCGAACGGAGTGAGGGCCGCCGGAGTAGCGAGCGGGAGCGAAGCGACACACGAGACGGGCGCGGCGATCTCGATGATGCCGCAGGGGGACGCGGATTTAGAGATCGATCCGGATCCGCAGTTGGAGCGCGAGGCTGATCAGGCGGCCGAAGACGCGCTGTCCGGGGAGGAACCGCTGGTCGTGGACCGGCTCGGTACGGACGTTCACATCCAGCGGGTACCGGAAAACAAGGTGTTCGAGGCGATGGCGCTGTTCGAGGCCGAGAACGAGAGCGGCGAGATCAGCGACTTCCGTGAGGACCAGAACGAAAATCGGCTTGCGTATCTGCACGGAGTGGCTCAAGACGTTATCGAGAAGCAGCAGAAGGAATCCGAGCTAGCCTCGAAACAGGAGTTACAGAATTCGCCGTCGAAGGCTGCACAGGAGGTGGCCAAACGCGGCCCGTCGCAGGCGGATATCAAGACGCAAATCGAGAACCTCAAATCGGACATCGATGTCGACCTGAGCGACGTGGCGCTGACGGAGGATCAGCGAGAGTTGCTCGACGGTAACGTCGAGATCAGCAAGTGGGACAAAGCGTCGTGGGGGTTGATCAAGAAGATCCTGTCGGCGACGACGATTCCTGCGCTCATTTCGTTAGCTAACCTGGGTTCGAGTGCCGCCGATTACGACATCGACAAACGTGGGTCACAGACGATCGGCCAATTTCGACAAGGCAAGATAACGAGTCTCGACGATCTGAAGGATATCTGGCGACAGACGAATGGGTCGTTGGAGGAGCGTGCAAAACAGATCGAACAGGAGATTCGGGAGGGCACGTGGCTCGAGGATCAATCACGTGGCCTGTCACACAGCACACAAGAATAA
- the fen gene encoding flap endonuclease-1, translating into MGNAALRDIASIESIPFDELEGSVVAVDAHNWLYRYLTTTVKWTNSSIYTTADGTEVANLVGMVQGLPKFFEHDIVPVMVFDGGPSELKTDEIESRREQRESYEEQLEVAREEGDQVAIAQLESYTQRLTPTIQETSRELLRLLDVPVVEAPAEGEAQAANIVRNGDADYVGSEDYDALLFGSPRTLRQLTSKGDPELMDLQATLDDHDLTLEQLIDVAIMIGTDFNDGVDGIGPKTALSLIHEHGDLWSALESRGDHVEYGDRVRQLFRDPNVTDDYEFTTDLDPDVAAARDYVCEEWAVDADEVARGFERIEESLVQSGLDRWT; encoded by the coding sequence ATGGGAAACGCAGCACTTCGGGACATCGCGTCGATCGAGTCGATCCCCTTCGACGAGCTCGAGGGGTCGGTCGTCGCGGTCGACGCCCACAACTGGCTCTACCGATACCTGACGACGACGGTGAAGTGGACCAATTCGTCGATCTACACCACTGCGGACGGGACGGAGGTCGCGAACCTCGTCGGTATGGTGCAGGGCCTACCGAAATTCTTCGAGCACGATATCGTGCCGGTGATGGTCTTCGACGGCGGTCCGTCGGAGCTCAAAACGGACGAGATCGAATCCCGTCGCGAGCAACGCGAATCCTACGAGGAGCAACTCGAAGTTGCCCGTGAGGAAGGCGATCAGGTCGCCATCGCACAGCTCGAGTCCTACACGCAGCGGCTCACCCCGACGATTCAGGAGACGAGCCGCGAACTCCTCAGATTGCTGGACGTCCCGGTAGTCGAGGCGCCGGCCGAAGGCGAGGCCCAGGCGGCGAACATCGTCCGGAACGGCGACGCCGACTACGTCGGATCGGAAGACTACGACGCGTTGCTCTTTGGCTCGCCTCGAACGCTGCGCCAGCTCACCAGCAAAGGTGATCCGGAACTGATGGATCTCCAGGCGACCCTCGACGATCACGACCTCACGCTCGAACAACTGATCGACGTGGCGATCATGATCGGGACGGACTTCAACGACGGCGTCGACGGGATCGGTCCGAAGACGGCGCTCTCGCTCATTCACGAACACGGCGACCTCTGGAGCGCACTGGAATCCCGTGGCGACCACGTCGAGTACGGCGACCGGGTTCGCCAGCTGTTTCGTGATCCGAACGTTACCGACGACTACGAGTTCACCACCGATCTCGACCCGGACGTCGCGGCGGCCCGCGACTACGTCTGCGAGGAGTGGGCGGTCGACGCCGACGAAGTCGCCCGTGGATTCGAACGCATCGAGGAGTCGCTCGTCCAGTCCGGACTCGATCGCTGGACGTAG
- a CDS encoding class I SAM-dependent methyltransferase, producing the protein MSRRRDVRDTYERIGRHFATTREYAWPEVEDFVARVTADRSFDRGLDLGCGNCRHAEVLADHVEHVVGLDASRALLDTGRDRAAERDFEAPLALIQGDAANLPLRDDSVDLAVYVATLHHLPTEADRRHSLDELGRVLTPDGRALVSAWSTAHDRFDDATEADQTGFDRTVEWTLPGGEPVDRFYHIYAPDEFERDLEASALELLEWEVSSGNCYATVAGSQ; encoded by the coding sequence ATGTCCCGCCGGCGCGACGTCCGCGACACGTACGAGCGCATCGGGCGTCACTTCGCGACGACGCGCGAGTACGCCTGGCCCGAGGTGGAGGACTTCGTCGCCCGGGTCACCGCCGACCGGTCGTTCGACCGCGGCCTGGACCTCGGCTGTGGCAACTGCCGGCACGCGGAGGTCCTCGCCGACCACGTCGAACACGTCGTCGGCCTCGACGCGAGCCGTGCGCTCCTCGATACCGGTCGCGACCGCGCCGCCGAGCGCGACTTCGAAGCCCCCCTCGCTCTCATCCAGGGCGACGCCGCGAACCTCCCCCTCCGCGACGACTCGGTCGACTTGGCCGTCTACGTCGCCACGCTGCACCACCTGCCGACCGAGGCCGATCGCCGCCACAGTCTCGACGAACTCGGGCGCGTTCTCACACCCGACGGCCGGGCACTCGTCAGCGCCTGGAGCACGGCCCACGACCGCTTCGACGACGCCACCGAGGCGGACCAGACCGGCTTCGACAGGACGGTCGAGTGGACCCTCCCCGGCGGCGAGCCTGTGGACCGGTTCTACCACATCTACGCCCCCGACGAGTTCGAACGAGATCTCGAAGCGAGCGCCCTTGAGCTGCTGGAGTGGGAGGTTTCGAGCGGGAACTGCTACGCGACGGTCGCAGGAAGCCAGTAG
- a CDS encoding DUF7835 family putative zinc beta-ribbon protein, which yields MATTDDAFDGLTEHCQECDLDTLHEVSVQLRTESSKAENAAFSREPYRVTECQRCGHRDSQRMNNA from the coding sequence ATGGCAACCACCGACGACGCCTTTGACGGACTTACGGAACACTGTCAGGAATGCGACCTGGATACGCTGCACGAAGTTTCGGTACAGCTTCGAACCGAAAGCTCGAAAGCCGAGAACGCGGCGTTCTCTCGCGAACCCTACCGCGTCACCGAGTGCCAGCGCTGTGGCCACCGCGACAGCCAGCGCATGAACAACGCCTGA
- a CDS encoding eCIS core domain-containing protein: protein MGMPDAPIPDAPVPDATPPDATPSVGLPAMENVDPVPRTDRVPMASRGYGHEAQEHIMRATEGTETDPHDIPDPVLDVLETGSGKSLDASIQRALEERMDADFSTVEIHTGPEAATAADAIDARAFTCGNAIVFNDGEYDPESAEGQHLLAHELAHVKQQTGAVISMMPQPDADLEIDPDPQLEREAEQAAEEALSGEEPLIVNRLGTNVHIQRAEKTRREVLNGDFSTTEIAAGIEEASLLSVDPGQFRDAYKFAEHAATLSGTNAIVQPLVSEFGLSRPEALAVTFAVGGSIHVGKDRLHREDIYLTLEIARLLGVEERAITLFERLDIEIPEDKERPESVPAPNEV, encoded by the coding sequence ATGGGAATGCCCGATGCGCCGATTCCCGACGCGCCAGTCCCGGACGCGACACCACCCGATGCCACGCCGTCGGTCGGCCTGCCAGCAATGGAGAACGTGGATCCGGTTCCGCGGACAGACCGGGTGCCGATGGCCAGTCGCGGCTACGGGCACGAGGCGCAGGAACACATCATGCGCGCGACGGAGGGGACGGAGACGGATCCGCACGACATCCCCGATCCGGTGCTCGACGTACTCGAAACTGGTTCTGGGAAATCGCTCGACGCCTCGATTCAGCGCGCGTTAGAAGAGCGGATGGACGCCGACTTCTCTACTGTGGAAATCCACACGGGTCCAGAAGCGGCGACGGCTGCCGACGCCATCGACGCACGAGCGTTCACCTGCGGTAACGCCATCGTGTTCAACGACGGCGAGTACGACCCGGAGAGCGCAGAGGGGCAGCATCTGCTGGCGCACGAGTTGGCGCACGTGAAACAACAGACCGGGGCGGTGATTTCGATGATGCCGCAGCCGGACGCCGACCTGGAGATCGATCCCGATCCGCAGTTAGAGCGGGAAGCGGAGCAGGCGGCCGAGGAGGCGCTGTCGGGCGAGGAACCGCTGATCGTCAACCGGCTGGGCACGAACGTTCACATCCAGCGGGCCGAGAAAACACGTCGAGAAGTCCTCAACGGCGACTTTTCGACGACTGAAATCGCCGCAGGTATCGAAGAAGCTTCCCTGTTGAGCGTTGATCCCGGCCAATTCCGCGACGCGTACAAGTTCGCGGAGCACGCAGCTACGCTCAGTGGGACCAATGCAATTGTCCAACCGCTAGTCTCTGAATTCGGACTCAGTCGGCCGGAGGCGTTGGCAGTGACGTTCGCGGTCGGCGGATCAATCCATGTTGGAAAGGATCGACTCCACCGCGAAGACATCTATCTGACGCTCGAAATCGCCCGGCTGTTGGGCGTTGAGGAGCGGGCTATTACGCTCTTCGAGAGGTTAGATATCGAGATACCAGAGGACAAGGAGCGTCCGGAAAGTGTTCCAGCGCCCAACGAGGTGTGA
- a CDS encoding GNAT family N-acetyltransferase, translating into MEAELLGWPADGPTLRLDYERFAYAGKFVMSSTGKAVAREDGELVGAVAFNADRTDETVCWLRYVTVRQDRKGEGIGPRLCRFVRDRALERGYEELRIAVNNPYAYEALHRAGFGFTGETTGIAELVLTFPSEDAVDERYREGLERFRDRELTDAERSFVSECLERGQPAESDDRARRTDRTGVADRAARDDRTGG; encoded by the coding sequence GTGGAGGCCGAACTACTCGGGTGGCCGGCCGACGGACCGACGCTCAGACTCGACTACGAGCGCTTCGCCTACGCGGGCAAGTTCGTCATGTCCTCGACCGGAAAGGCCGTCGCCCGCGAGGACGGCGAACTCGTCGGAGCGGTCGCGTTCAACGCCGATCGGACCGACGAGACCGTCTGCTGGCTCCGCTACGTGACGGTTCGCCAGGATCGGAAGGGCGAGGGGATCGGGCCGCGTCTCTGCAGATTCGTGCGAGATCGGGCGCTGGAACGAGGCTACGAGGAGTTGCGGATCGCGGTCAACAATCCCTACGCGTACGAAGCGTTGCATCGCGCCGGCTTCGGATTCACCGGCGAGACGACCGGGATCGCCGAACTCGTCCTCACGTTCCCATCGGAGGATGCCGTCGACGAGCGCTATCGCGAGGGACTCGAACGCTTCCGCGACCGCGAGCTCACCGACGCGGAACGATCCTTCGTCTCGGAGTGCCTCGAGCGTGGTCAACCGGCCGAGTCAGACGATCGCGCCCGCCGGACGGATCGAACTGGAGTGGCCGATCGGGCCGCCCGAGACGATCGAACGGGCGGGTAA